The following are encoded together in the Montipora foliosa isolate CH-2021 chromosome 12, ASM3666993v2, whole genome shotgun sequence genome:
- the LOC137978432 gene encoding uncharacterized skeletal organic matrix protein 5-like, with protein sequence MQSKYLFLVAILLTVSLNGAFGSNTGTNQTPSTNKAVNNKPLMVCNLIQDSHVSEAIKKLETKLENLIAMVNKTSTSQPSQPAQPAPTASSCNEVFQKYKSTKSKVYTLMFGLQKIPVYCHMGNFGCGDGGWTLAVKIDGTKKTFHYSSHFWSDRNVYNLAGGKTGFDKQETKLPTYWDTHFSKICLGMRIGHNTRFVVINRSANSLYALIADGKYRALSLGRSMWKSLIGSQGSLQNNCNKEGFNVQSNDGQHSKTRIGILGNNENDCTLCDSRIGFGSGGLHDDSNTCGNQATHLSDNGDKHIKSMGYILVQ encoded by the exons ATGCAGTCAAAGTATCTTTTTCTCGTAGCGATCCTTCTCACAGTTTCCTTGAATGGTGCTTTCGGTTCTAACACCGGAACGAACCAAACGCCATCTACCAACAAGGCCGTTAACAATAAACCTTTGATGGTTTGCAACCTGATCCAAGATTCGCATGTCAGCgaagccataaaaaaattggaaacgAAGCTAGAAAATCTCATTGCAATGGTAAACAAAACTTCCACTTCGCAACCTTCGCAACCTGCGCAACCTGCACCAACAG CCTCTTCTTGCAATGAAGTATTTCAAAAGTACAA GTCGACCAAGAGCAAAGTCTATACATTGATGTTTGGGTTGCAGAAAATTCCTGTTTATTGTCACATGGGAAACTTTGGATGCGGAGATGGAGGATGGACGCTGGCCGTGAAAATTGATGGCACCAAG AAAACCTTCCATTACTCTTCTCACTTTTGGAGCGACAGGAATGTTTACAACCTTGCAGGAGGAAAGACTGGTTTTGACAAACAAGAGACCAAGTTGCCCACATATTGGGACACACATTTCTCAAAGATTTGTCTTGGAATGAGGATCGGACATAACACAAGATTCGTGGTCATCAACCGGAGCGCCAACTCATTGTACGCACTGATCGCTGACGGCAAGTACAGAGCGTTGTCTCTGGGTCGTAGCATGTGGAAGTCTCTCATTGGCTCACAGGGCTCTCTGCAGAACAACTGCAACAAGGAAGGGTTCAACGTCCAGTCCAACGATGGGCAACACTCAAAAACAAGGATCGGTATTCTTGGTAACAATGAAAACGATTGTACGTTATGTGACTCCAGAATTGGCTTTGGCAGTGGAGGTCTCCATGACGACTCCAACACGTGTGGAAACCAGGCTACGCATTTAAGTGATAATGGCGACAAACACATAAAATCCATGGGGTATATCTTGGTTCAATAA